ACCCACAGGTGTGACTGCTCTTGCAGAGCTGTATACATCCAAAGTTTACATGCAACACCTCATTAAGTACCCTCTGGAGAAGCCAGTCTCTCATATCTGACGCTATCAGGGCGGTACCTCACAGCGTCTGCCAAGCCCATGCTCATCCCTCCTATTGGAGGACAGGGTGAAACAAAACCTCTCCCTGAACAGTGGCCACGCCTGCGGCTGGCTCTCACCAGCTTGCTGAAGTAGTTGCGGCTCACTTTCACCATCTCCCCCTTGTACCGCACACATGCCACGTTGTTTTCCATGTGCATTTCCACGCTGGGGAGCGGTGGGGAGGGAATGGACAGTCTCACAGGGTAGCAGTACACAAGCCTGTCCTGGACTTCAGGAGCTTCTACCTCCGCTATggagaacaaagagaaaaggcagcCCATCAGAATCCAAAACATTTGGGACAGACCTTCCTTCCCCATCCAAACAGGCAGTGATGGGAACggggctgaggagcagagggtccccccacagcaccccgcactgatgctgcaggagcTACTGAGTTTTGGAGCTAGCTCCCCAGAGCGACTCCACCACCCGCCGTAGAGCAGAGGGACCCATTCCACAGGACCTCTCCACCTCTCACACAGCACACAACTGCCCCAGCATCACGAGGCATGTTCCAGACGATAAAACACTTCCCTTGCTGTCACTGCTGTTATTGCTGTATTACTCATCCAAAGCACAATATTCACAGGCAATGGAATCTTCCTGCCACCTTGTGGTTACCCATCGCGAACAGCAGCTTTGCCTCAGCTTCAGCAGGGCAAAAAAGAACTCATGGCAAAAAGCCCTCCCACTCTCCGGAGCCAGCTGCGTACCAGATATATTGTTCTCTTTGAGGATGGCAAGATGCTTCTCCCGGATCCGCTTGACGTACTCCAGGGATATGTAGTAGATCTTACTGCAGATGCCTTCCACCGAGTcctttgcagcagcagacaCGTGGGGCCCACACTGCTTGCGTAAGTGCTCCAGGCGGTCCTGCCGAGTCAGAGAACCAGAGCGTCCCTTGCACAATCCACCACTAGACCccccctgcctccctgctgccgTCTCTCCCGTTTCATGGAGCCAAGGAAAGCAATCACAGCCTCTCCAGAAGGATCCTTatccccagcagccccagcttcCCCAGGCTCCCTGCACACGCTGTAGGAGCAGAGGGGCACTGACCATGTAGTCCTCCTTTGAAGCAGAGTGGTCCCGTCGCAGCCAGCTGAAGGTGTCCTCCACATTCCACTTCACCACCTTCCTGCTGTCTGGTGAAGCACTCCTACACAAAAAGGGAGAGCAAAATGTAACCCACAGTTCCACGGTGATACCTTCCACACTACAATGGCCGGCTACCAGCATCGGAACACGGCTACCCACATGTTCCTTGCCCAGGGCAAGGCTTCCTCAAAACCCTGCCCTGCCACTCCCCTCCTGGCCTCCGCAAAGTATTTCCAGACTTTTCATATAATCATGCAAcggtttgggtcggaagggatctcaaagcccatccagttttcaaccccctgccatggtggTTGCTCTCCAAAGATGCCACGAGCACTATCAGTTTCTTTCTCTATGTTCCCAACCTTGCTCTTCCACAGCAAGACAATGACCCGCGCTGAACAAGGTGGGAGGCAGCAGTTCCTCCTAAAAGCCCCTATAactgttctctcttttctgaaggCGACAGCACCGAAAGGAACTCCCACCTGGATTCTATCAGCCGTTTTGCAGCCTCGGCATACTTGAAGAGCAGCCTCTTGGCTTCTTCCCGGAACTTGATTCTGGATAACCTGAAGTAAACAAACGCATGCGATCAGCTCCACAGCTGCCACAAAAGCATGGAGGCCAGGCCCAGCTCCTGGGCTTTATGTCACCAGCACAGACTGCTTCACCGGACACAGTAAAACACAACAGCACAGAACCACGGCAGGTAAATCACTAGGTGAGCCCGAGACAGTGACGTCCCAGCTAGGCGCCCTGTCTTTGAACAGTACCTGATGGGAATGTCGTTCATGATCTCTCTGAACATTGAAGGGGACACTACTGGCTCACAGTCACTCGGTAAAAGAGGATCTGTCCCTTTATCGATCACCTTCCTCTCCAACATCCAGCGATTAAAGGACTCCCTTGGGGGGTCAATCCctggagaagcacagaaaaagggTCTCATTGATATGCGGAAAAGATGCCCAGATAAGGATATTCCACTAAAGTTCTGCCTGATGAGTTCACAGCCAGCAATGTCACAGTGAGCATAACCATCGCAGAAAGAGATCACAAGGACAGGACATACACCAGCCAGAAGGAAGGACCCCACAGCACAGGACAAACGAGTGGAACCCAGCAGAAACTCACCTTCGcgctgctggcagagctcacGATAATGTTGCCGCAGCTTGAGAATGAGCTGGGATCGAAGCAGCTCCACCTCAGGGTGTGGAGAAAGCACTTCAGACGGTGCTCTCTGCTTAATCACTGCGTTTGTCTGAATATCCAGATCCCAATATACTCTATGGCAGAAGTAAATATCATCAGGATGGCCAGCTCATTATCAAGTATTACTCCTAAAGATGTTTCCTTGGGCTGTTTCACCAGCCAGGAAACTGAACTATCAAGACTTCTTGCACAGATAGGTGGGATATTACATTCCTCGGGTTCTCCTTCAAAGATGTCTGGAAAATTGGGTGCCTCTAATCCACCACCAGGACACAAACAGAGACAACTCACTCAGTTGGTCGTAGGAGAGCTGCCTGCTGCTTGTCTTCAGGCGAAACACACCATGCCTTCAAAACAGAGGTTCCGGGAatactgggagaactggggatTGGCTGTGCAGCTGGGTTCCCTGGGATGTCCGCCTGGGTGTGTAAAACATGGATTACTGCCCCGGAGAGAAAGGCGAAGCAGCTCCGCGCAGCCACCAGCCCTGCACCAGCACTCTACTAGGATACCCCTGTGGGCTGCTGAAGCGCATCCCGCCTGCCACTGGCACACAGTAACGTGGACACACGAGATATCACGTTTCTCAGTCATATCCGTTATCTCCCAAATCTCACAGGCCTTAAGAGAGAAATGGCAATGCGGCAGGGCTGGtgcctgctcctgctctggTATGTTCTGAGTGGCAGCGGCCATAGCCTGAGCTGCACCAGGGTGGCCTAGCCTTGCACGCTGCAGAGCAAACAGatcccagctccagcctccaAGTTTCAGCCTGTGAGGCATCCTTCAGCTGATTCGTTCCACAGCACTGGACCCACCTTGGGCTTTTTCACGCTGTTGCCGCTCAATGGAACCTCTTCAGAGAATCGCCTCTTCCGTTGCTTGCTCTCTGCAGAGGTGTCTATCATCCCACCTTCCAGTGGCATTGGAGCCGCATTCAACCCCAGAGGGTCTGACTGCAAGCGCCCGAACAACAAGAGCAGATGTGAGTCTATCAGTTGCCTACACAGCAACCcacacaaaacaataaaaccctCTTAACTTCCCATGTCACCACCCCAGCTCCCATGCAGGTGGAAATAAGGATTCCACCACTACTCATATCtgcagaaaaccacaaaattctcTTCTATTGTAtctgtgtgctttttgttttaaagacttAGATGAAAAACACGCAACCCAACATCCCCAGGCTGA
Above is a genomic segment from Cuculus canorus isolate bCucCan1 chromosome 16, bCucCan1.pri, whole genome shotgun sequence containing:
- the PCIF1 gene encoding mRNA (2'-O-methyladenosine-N(6)-)-methyltransferase produces the protein MANENHGSPAEEASLMSHSPGTSNQNQPSSPKPLRLVQDLPDELVQAGWEKCWSKRENRPYYFNRFTNQSLWEMPVLGQHDVISDPLGLNAAPMPLEGGMIDTSAESKQRKRRFSEEVPLSGNSVKKPKADIPGNPAAQPIPSSPSIPGTSVLKAWCVSPEDKQQAALLRPTEVYWDLDIQTNAVIKQRAPSEVLSPHPEVELLRSQLILKLRQHYRELCQQREGIDPPRESFNRWMLERKVIDKGTDPLLPSDCEPVVSPSMFREIMNDIPIRLSRIKFREEAKRLLFKYAEAAKRLIESRSASPDSRKVVKWNVEDTFSWLRRDHSASKEDYMDRLEHLRKQCGPHVSAAAKDSVEGICSKIYYISLEYVKRIREKHLAILKENNISAEVEAPEVQDRLVYCYPVRLSIPSPPLPSVEMHMENNVACVRYKGEMVKVSRNYFSKLWLLYRYSCIDDSGFEKFLPRVWCLLRRYQMMFGVGLYEGTGLQGSLPVHVFEALHKLFGVSFECFASPLNCYFKQYCSAFLDTDGYFGSRGPCLDFFPVSGSFEANPPFCEELMDAMVSHFEKLLENSSEPLSFIIFIPEWRDPPTPALTRMEQSKFKRHQLVLPAFDHEYRSGSQHICKKEEMYYKAVHNTAILFLQNSAGFAKWEPTPERLQELVAAYKHSGRSLSSSSSSSSSSTADKERELGREQSSSRETNPN